In Babylonia areolata isolate BAREFJ2019XMU chromosome 19, ASM4173473v1, whole genome shotgun sequence, a single window of DNA contains:
- the LOC143293394 gene encoding casein kinase I-like isoform X2 — protein sequence MASSSTEFLVSGKYRLVRKIGSGSFGDIYLGINVANGEEVAVKLESQSARHPQLLYESKLYKILQGGVGIPHCRWYGQERDYNILVMDLLGPSTEDLFNFCGRKFTMKTVLMLADQMINRIEYVHNKNFIHRDIKPDNFLMGIGRHCNKVFVIDFGLAKKYRDNRTRQHIPYREDKNLTGTARYASINAHLGIEQSRRDDMESLGYVLMYFNRGTLPWQGLKAATKKQKYERISEKKMSTAVDALCKGFPAEFAMYLNYCRGLRFEEAPDYMYLRQLFRILFRTLNHQYDYTFDWTMLKHKPSTSNPASASGAAGRSKNR from the exons ATGGCAAGTTCGTCCACAGAATTTCTCGTGTCTGGAAAGTATCGCTTGGTGAGAAAAATAGGAAGTGGTTCTTTCGGTGACATCTACCTGGGAATCAACGTTGCCAATGGAGAG GAGGTTGCAGTGAAACTGGAATCACAGAGTGCCAGACATCCACAGCTGCTGTATGAAAGCAAATTGTACAAAATACTGCAAGGTGGTGTTGGAATTCCACATTGCAG ATGGTACGGGCAGGAGAGGGACTACAACATACTGGTGATGGACCTTCTGGGGCCCAGCACAGAGGACCTCTTCAACTTCTGTGGGCGCAAATTCACCATGAAGACCGTCTTGATGCTGGCTGACCAG ATGatcaacagaatagaatatgtccaCAACAAGAACTTCATTCACAGAGACATCAAGCCAGACAACTTCCTCATGGGCATTGGGCGTCACTGCAATAAG GTATTCGTCATCGACTTTGGTTTGGCCAAGAAGTACCGCGACAATCGTACGCGACAGCACATCCCGTACAGGGAAGACAAGAACCTGACAGGGACGGCCCGCTACGCCAGTATTAACGCACACCTGGGCATTGAGCAGAGTCGGCGAGATGACATGGAGTCTCTGGGCTACGTGCTCATGTACTTCAACAGAGGCACCTTACCCTGGCAGGGCCTCAAG GCAGCAACCAAGAAACAAAAGTATGAGAGGATCAGTGAGAAGAAAATGTCCACAGCAGTTGATGCATTGTGTAAG GGATTCCCAGCAGAGTTTGCCATGTACCTGAACTACTGCCGGGGGCTGCGCTTCGAAGAGGCCCCTGACTACATGTACCTTCGCCAGTTGTTTCGCATCCTGTTCCGCACCCTCAACCATCAGTATGACTACACCTTTGACTGGACCATGCTCAAACACAAGCCCTCCACCTCCAATCCTGCCAGTGCTTCTGGAGCTGCAGGCCGAAGCAAAA atCGGTGA
- the LOC143293394 gene encoding casein kinase I-like isoform X1, with product MASSSTEFLVSGKYRLVRKIGSGSFGDIYLGINVANGEEVAVKLESQSARHPQLLYESKLYKILQGGVGIPHCRWYGQERDYNILVMDLLGPSTEDLFNFCGRKFTMKTVLMLADQMINRIEYVHNKNFIHRDIKPDNFLMGIGRHCNKVFVIDFGLAKKYRDNRTRQHIPYREDKNLTGTARYASINAHLGIEQSRRDDMESLGYVLMYFNRGTLPWQGLKAATKKQKYERISEKKMSTAVDALCKGFPAEFAMYLNYCRGLRFEEAPDYMYLRQLFRILFRTLNHQYDYTFDWTMLKHKPSTSNPASASGAAGRSKSKWRF from the exons ATGGCAAGTTCGTCCACAGAATTTCTCGTGTCTGGAAAGTATCGCTTGGTGAGAAAAATAGGAAGTGGTTCTTTCGGTGACATCTACCTGGGAATCAACGTTGCCAATGGAGAG GAGGTTGCAGTGAAACTGGAATCACAGAGTGCCAGACATCCACAGCTGCTGTATGAAAGCAAATTGTACAAAATACTGCAAGGTGGTGTTGGAATTCCACATTGCAG ATGGTACGGGCAGGAGAGGGACTACAACATACTGGTGATGGACCTTCTGGGGCCCAGCACAGAGGACCTCTTCAACTTCTGTGGGCGCAAATTCACCATGAAGACCGTCTTGATGCTGGCTGACCAG ATGatcaacagaatagaatatgtccaCAACAAGAACTTCATTCACAGAGACATCAAGCCAGACAACTTCCTCATGGGCATTGGGCGTCACTGCAATAAG GTATTCGTCATCGACTTTGGTTTGGCCAAGAAGTACCGCGACAATCGTACGCGACAGCACATCCCGTACAGGGAAGACAAGAACCTGACAGGGACGGCCCGCTACGCCAGTATTAACGCACACCTGGGCATTGAGCAGAGTCGGCGAGATGACATGGAGTCTCTGGGCTACGTGCTCATGTACTTCAACAGAGGCACCTTACCCTGGCAGGGCCTCAAG GCAGCAACCAAGAAACAAAAGTATGAGAGGATCAGTGAGAAGAAAATGTCCACAGCAGTTGATGCATTGTGTAAG GGATTCCCAGCAGAGTTTGCCATGTACCTGAACTACTGCCGGGGGCTGCGCTTCGAAGAGGCCCCTGACTACATGTACCTTCGCCAGTTGTTTCGCATCCTGTTCCGCACCCTCAACCATCAGTATGACTACACCTTTGACTGGACCATGCTCAAACACAAGCCCTCCACCTCCAATCCTGCCAGTGCTTCTGGAGCTGCAGGCCGAAGCAAAAGTAAGTGGCGGttctga